A genomic segment from Sphingopyxis sp. DBS4 encodes:
- a CDS encoding cytochrome P450, with translation MATVIRQDPDIADPLDVSRAELWREDRWQEPMRQLRAESPIHYCEDSKFGPYWSVTTYKPIQHIEALPKIFSSSWEYGGITVAGDGIEHLQEGDVPMPMFIAMDPPQHTAQRRTVAPAFGPSEIERMRADTQARTAALIDTLPVGKPFDWVEKVSIELTTDMLAILFDFPWEDRHNLTRWSDALGDIESFNTVEERHARLATAFEMGGAFKQLWDRKAQNPGTHDLISIMLQSDAMKHMSENEFMGNLILLIVGGNDTTRNSMSAYAYGLHCFPEERAKLEANHDPDLAVNAMHEIIRWQTPLAHMRRTALEDTELFGHQIRKRDKLALWYASANRDEEIFPDGDRIIVDRENARRHLAFGYGIHRCVGARVAELQLTTLISEMQKRRLRVNVLAEPERVNACFVHGYRHMQVELEQY, from the coding sequence ATGGCTACCGTGATTCGCCAAGACCCCGACATCGCCGATCCCCTCGACGTCAGCCGCGCCGAATTGTGGCGCGAGGATCGCTGGCAGGAACCGATGCGGCAGCTCCGCGCCGAATCGCCGATCCATTATTGCGAGGATTCGAAATTCGGCCCCTATTGGTCGGTGACGACCTACAAGCCGATCCAGCATATCGAGGCGCTGCCCAAGATATTCTCGTCGAGCTGGGAATATGGCGGGATCACCGTCGCCGGCGACGGGATCGAGCATCTGCAGGAAGGCGATGTGCCGATGCCGATGTTCATCGCGATGGACCCGCCGCAGCATACCGCGCAGCGCCGCACCGTCGCCCCCGCCTTCGGCCCGTCCGAGATCGAGCGGATGCGCGCCGACACGCAAGCGCGCACCGCGGCGCTGATCGACACGCTGCCGGTCGGCAAGCCCTTCGACTGGGTCGAGAAAGTGTCGATCGAGCTGACCACCGACATGCTCGCGATCCTCTTCGATTTTCCGTGGGAGGACCGCCACAATCTGACCCGCTGGTCCGACGCGCTCGGCGACATCGAAAGCTTCAACACCGTCGAGGAGCGCCACGCCCGCCTCGCCACCGCGTTCGAGATGGGCGGCGCCTTCAAGCAATTGTGGGATCGCAAGGCGCAGAACCCCGGCACCCATGACCTGATTTCGATCATGCTCCAGTCCGACGCGATGAAGCATATGAGCGAGAATGAGTTCATGGGGAATCTCATCCTGCTCATCGTCGGCGGCAACGACACGACGCGCAATTCGATGTCGGCCTATGCCTATGGCCTCCACTGCTTCCCCGAGGAGCGCGCGAAGCTGGAGGCGAACCACGATCCCGACCTCGCGGTCAACGCGATGCACGAGATCATCCGCTGGCAGACCCCTCTCGCGCACATGCGGCGCACCGCGCTCGAGGATACCGAACTGTTCGGCCACCAGATCAGGAAGCGCGACAAGCTCGCCCTCTGGTATGCGTCGGCAAACCGCGACGAGGAGATTTTCCCCGATGGCGACCGGATCATCGTCGACCGCGAGAATGCTCGCCGCCACCTCGCCTTCGGCTATGGCATCCACCGTTGCGTCGGCGCGCGCGTCGCCGAGCTGCAGCTCACGACGCTGATCTCCGAAATGCAGAAGCGGCGCCTGCGCGTGAACGTGCTGGCCGAGCCCGAGCGCGTCAACGCCTGTTTCGTCCACGGCTATCGCCACATGCAGGTCGAGCTGGAGCAATATTGA
- a CDS encoding GtrA family protein encodes MAEGVEAMRNPVIRLIDLVRRGEARWLNYLLASGLALGSDAGLFLLLMGAGLTPMIASAIGYCAGILVHWLVSSRLVFADGAAARGTGERHRQKLLFIGSALIGLALTTAIVGVGTALGLDPRLAKLAAIVVSFQATYLLRRHIVFRAAVA; translated from the coding sequence ATGGCCGAGGGCGTCGAAGCGATGCGGAACCCCGTCATCCGCCTGATCGACCTGGTTCGACGCGGCGAAGCGCGCTGGCTGAACTATCTGCTCGCCAGCGGCCTGGCGCTCGGCAGCGATGCCGGGCTGTTCCTGCTGCTGATGGGCGCCGGGCTGACGCCGATGATCGCGTCTGCGATCGGCTATTGCGCCGGCATCCTTGTCCACTGGCTCGTTTCGAGCCGGCTCGTTTTCGCCGACGGCGCGGCGGCGCGCGGCACCGGGGAGCGGCATCGGCAGAAACTGCTGTTCATCGGATCGGCGCTGATCGGGCTGGCGCTTACGACCGCGATCGTCGGTGTCGGCACCGCGCTCGGGCTCGATCCGCGGCTGGCGAAGCTGGCGGCGATCGTCGTCAGTTTCCAGGCGACCTATCTGCTGCGCCGCCACATCGTTTTCCGGGCCGCCGTGGCATGA
- the msrB gene encoding peptide-methionine (R)-S-oxide reductase MsrB codes for MIERRYLLSGLALGGAMIAAPMLFAKPGKRPLAEPGWRLSDAEWQKRLTAMQYKVLRQAATERAFTNPLNNEHRAGIFACAGCALPLYSSKTKFESGTGWPSFWAPLKGAVATSTDHEIGVARTEVHCRRCGGHLGHVFDDGPKPTGKRYCMNGAALRFTPA; via the coding sequence ATGATCGAACGCCGCTATCTTCTTTCCGGTCTCGCACTCGGCGGCGCGATGATCGCCGCGCCGATGCTGTTCGCCAAGCCCGGCAAGCGCCCGCTCGCCGAACCCGGCTGGCGATTGTCCGACGCCGAATGGCAAAAGCGGCTGACCGCGATGCAATATAAGGTGCTGCGCCAGGCGGCGACCGAGCGCGCTTTCACCAACCCGCTCAACAACGAGCATCGCGCCGGGATTTTCGCCTGCGCCGGCTGCGCGCTGCCGCTCTATTCGAGCAAGACCAAGTTCGAGAGCGGCACCGGTTGGCCGAGTTTCTGGGCGCCGCTGAAAGGTGCGGTGGCGACCTCGACCGACCATGAGATCGGCGTGGCGCGCACCGAAGTCCATTGCCGCCGCTGCGGCGGGCACCTCGGTCATGTCTTCGACGACGGGCCGAAACCGACCGGCAAACGCTATTGCATGAACGGCGCCGCGCTGCGCTTCACCCCCGCCTGA